A genomic region of Arachis stenosperma cultivar V10309 chromosome 9, arast.V10309.gnm1.PFL2, whole genome shotgun sequence contains the following coding sequences:
- the LOC130949665 gene encoding uncharacterized protein LOC130949665, which produces MPHKNADTTPKDTPQPNKNNDSPTVGSMKALQDRLKQLEKEAEHQQEAERIYKERNSLIEELITPKVHEEPIKVPLDAWLKIIESEEISSSDKEEETREEQIVRYQGILMKLNSKLYGTEPLEEKPPVLTKELNTLVQQKLPQKLPDPGLFLILCTIGTITIDKALCDLRSSINLMPLFVMERLGIFEVQAARISLEMPDKLM; this is translated from the exons ATGCCGCACAAGAATGCGGACACTACACCGAAAGATACTCCGCAACCTAACAAAAACAACGATTCACCAACTGTGGGATCCATGAAGGCACTTCAAGATCGCTTAAAGCAACTCGAAAAAGAGGCGGAGCATCAACAAGAAGCCGAGAGGATCTACAAAGAGAG GAACTCCCTTATTGAAGAACTGATAACACCCAAGGTTCATGAGGAGCCCATTAAAGTTCCCTTGGATGCTTGGTTGAAGATCATAGAATCTGAAGAGATTTCTTCCTCTGATAAGGAAGAGGAAACTAGGGAGGAGCAAATTGTTCGGTACCAAGGAATTCTAATGAAACTGAATTCCAAGTTGTATGGCACAGAACCATTAGAGGAAAAACCTCCAGTGCTTACCAAGGAACTCAATACCTTGGTTCAgcagaaactacctcaaaagcTGCCGGATCCCGGACTCTTCCTGATTctttgcaccataggcaccattaCCATTGataaggctctatgtgacctaaggtcaagcataaacctcatgccactatTTGTAATGGAGagactgggaatctttgaggtacaagctgcaagaatctcactagaaatGCCAGACAAGTTAATGTAG